From a single Lewinella sp. LCG006 genomic region:
- a CDS encoding carboxypeptidase-like regulatory domain-containing protein, with protein sequence MIRKLTILLGVFTLFLSSPLSAQDDNNLVQFSGMVLDGTTQELVPVPYVNILVQNKGRGTYSDFSGFFSIVVEKGDIIVFSAVGYQTVQYAIPDSLTDNRYSLVQLMTQDAVNLPETVVFPWPSRDHFKLEFLAMDVTPELQDRANRNIANETLERMRSEVAKDGVENSSYYLRQQSREFYYIGQRPPMNIFSPVAWKQFFDAWQRGDYKRSRDDR encoded by the coding sequence ATGATACGTAAGCTCACGATCTTATTAGGGGTTTTTACCCTTTTTCTTTCTTCTCCCTTGTCGGCGCAGGACGATAATAATCTTGTTCAGTTTTCCGGCATGGTACTCGATGGTACGACCCAGGAACTGGTACCCGTACCATATGTGAATATTCTGGTGCAGAATAAGGGGCGGGGAACCTATTCAGATTTTAGTGGTTTTTTCTCTATTGTCGTTGAAAAAGGAGATATTATCGTCTTTTCAGCGGTAGGGTACCAAACTGTTCAATATGCAATTCCAGACTCTTTGACGGATAATAGGTACTCTTTAGTGCAACTTATGACGCAAGATGCCGTAAACCTACCTGAAACGGTTGTTTTTCCGTGGCCAAGCCGGGATCATTTCAAACTGGAATTTTTGGCAATGGACGTAACACCCGAGTTGCAGGATCGAGCTAATCGCAACATCGCCAACGAAACATTAGAGCGCATGCGCTCTGAGGTAGCAAAAGATGGAGTTGAAAACTCCAGCTACTATCTACGACAACAATCCAGAGAATTCTACTACATCGGCCAACGCCCGCCTATGAATATTTTCAGCCCGGTAGCATGGAAGCAATTCTTTGATGCTTGGCAGAGAGGAGATTACAAGCGTAGTCGTGATGACCGTTGA
- a CDS encoding HTTM domain-containing protein produces the protein MKTWLWQPVDIASLVFFRIVFGVLGFADLMGGFAYYHLWVDAFNPQKFQFRYYGFEWVTVFPEPFMSLFFLIGMGLALAVAFGWRYRITAPLFACFFSYYFLLEKAHYLNHGYLFCWISWVMAFLPAWRAWSVDVWRKPTEFTAQIPRWTWAILPFLMGVVYFFGGIAKLNADWLLAAMPLKLWLRSKADLFLIGPLLAQEATAWIMAWTGALFDLSITFLMLNRRTRKFGFAFAIAFHLTNHLVFNIGIFPYLSVALTALFFPPEWPHKLMDYVRSRWAKAEKWYQSWQQRLQESALNQPAFWQNDFGYRRALLLSFGALVVVHSLLPLRHWWFPGDVAWTEEGHRYAWRMMLRAKQGSGHFIVKNLVTGEEERVNPRRELSAKQARKLWTHPDMILQYAHHLRDQARAEGNDVAIFAKVKVKLNDGQYHPYIDPDADLAKVEWSFWEASPWILPEK, from the coding sequence ATGAAAACCTGGCTTTGGCAACCGGTAGATATTGCGAGCCTGGTATTTTTCCGGATCGTTTTTGGTGTGCTGGGTTTTGCCGACCTGATGGGAGGCTTCGCTTATTATCACCTTTGGGTGGATGCTTTTAATCCACAAAAATTTCAATTCCGCTATTACGGCTTTGAATGGGTAACCGTCTTTCCGGAACCCTTCATGAGTTTGTTTTTTCTGATCGGTATGGGGCTAGCGCTGGCGGTGGCTTTCGGCTGGCGTTACCGGATTACTGCGCCCTTGTTTGCCTGCTTTTTTAGCTATTATTTTCTTTTAGAGAAAGCCCATTACCTCAACCACGGCTATCTTTTCTGCTGGATCAGCTGGGTCATGGCGTTCTTGCCAGCGTGGCGAGCCTGGTCGGTTGATGTCTGGCGGAAGCCTACTGAATTTACAGCCCAAATCCCTCGCTGGACCTGGGCCATCCTACCTTTCTTGATGGGGGTCGTTTATTTTTTTGGCGGCATTGCCAAGCTCAATGCCGATTGGCTATTGGCTGCGATGCCGCTGAAGCTGTGGCTCAGAAGCAAAGCGGATCTTTTCCTGATTGGTCCTTTGCTTGCGCAGGAAGCTACCGCCTGGATCATGGCCTGGACAGGAGCATTATTTGATCTTAGCATCACCTTTTTAATGCTCAATAGGCGCACCCGTAAATTCGGTTTTGCCTTCGCTATCGCCTTCCATTTGACCAATCATCTGGTCTTCAACATTGGCATTTTTCCTTATTTGTCCGTAGCCTTAACGGCCCTATTTTTCCCACCAGAGTGGCCACACAAATTGATGGATTATGTCCGTAGCCGCTGGGCCAAAGCCGAAAAATGGTACCAAAGTTGGCAGCAACGTCTCCAGGAGAGCGCCCTGAATCAACCCGCTTTTTGGCAAAATGACTTTGGCTATCGCCGTGCTTTGCTACTGTCTTTTGGCGCATTGGTGGTTGTTCATTCCCTGCTTCCCTTGCGCCACTGGTGGTTTCCTGGCGATGTCGCCTGGACGGAAGAAGGCCACCGCTACGCCTGGCGGATGATGCTACGTGCCAAGCAAGGAAGTGGCCACTTTATTGTCAAAAATTTAGTTACCGGAGAAGAAGAAAGGGTAAACCCCAGAAGAGAGCTATCTGCCAAACAAGCCCGGAAACTTTGGACCCATCCGGATATGATTTTGCAATACGCCCATCACTTACGTGATCAAGCCCGAGCGGAAGGGAACGATGTGGCTATTTTTGCAAAAGTAAAAGTCAAATTGAATGATGGCCAATACCACCCCTATATCGACCCTGACGCTGATTTGGCAAAGGTAGAATGGTCTTTTTGGGAAGCTTCTCCGTGGATATTACCAGAAAAGTAG
- a CDS encoding TlpA family protein disulfide reductase yields the protein MKYLLFSIALLSLSACEGQPQLSGTIALEENNEWGKMVYLIAPGSWKGVGSSYVGTIIDSASLGPDGGFAFDKLPPAPEPILLQLALQRVGERFPNRLDNERPATSNYFPLIWQDGERIVITAEADRFQATVAIRQPSPLNAAMLELCALRQAAFAKYLEVDVASEDKHSELLAEEDALMDFQQQLMQFAEDSPYLLPALTAIRWVSIEGNYERIPEFLVTQAERWTAEQPEHPWVQQLAAVGDRRKLPVLIGDLLPDYPLPMLAGDTVSLHSLLGERLTIVDLWASWCGPCRVQNRDFLVPLWDQYHQQGFQIIGYGLEASPKAWARAIEADGAHRWPHASDLQGDDSPLFELLRLTTIPANFLLNAEGRVIAKNLHGEELKEYVRSLME from the coding sequence ATGAAATACCTGCTGTTCTCCATTGCCTTACTGAGCCTGTCTGCTTGTGAGGGGCAGCCACAGCTGTCGGGCACCATTGCGTTGGAGGAAAATAATGAATGGGGAAAGATGGTTTACCTGATTGCTCCCGGAAGCTGGAAGGGAGTGGGGAGTAGTTATGTCGGGACCATTATTGATTCAGCAAGCCTGGGGCCTGATGGAGGTTTTGCCTTCGACAAATTGCCGCCTGCACCGGAGCCCATCTTACTGCAATTGGCATTACAACGCGTTGGCGAACGTTTTCCTAACCGCCTGGACAATGAACGCCCAGCTACTTCTAATTACTTTCCACTGATTTGGCAAGATGGAGAACGGATCGTAATAACAGCCGAAGCGGATCGTTTTCAGGCAACGGTTGCCATCCGTCAGCCATCGCCCTTGAATGCCGCCATGCTTGAGCTTTGTGCCCTACGACAAGCAGCTTTCGCCAAATACCTGGAGGTGGATGTCGCTTCAGAAGACAAGCATAGTGAACTGCTCGCAGAAGAGGATGCATTGATGGATTTTCAACAGCAATTGATGCAATTTGCAGAGGATAGTCCTTATCTACTGCCTGCATTAACAGCCATTCGTTGGGTAAGTATTGAGGGTAACTACGAACGTATTCCAGAATTCCTGGTCACACAAGCCGAACGTTGGACCGCCGAGCAACCTGAACACCCCTGGGTACAACAATTAGCCGCAGTTGGCGACCGGCGCAAACTCCCTGTACTCATCGGCGACTTGCTGCCCGACTATCCGCTCCCCATGCTGGCGGGTGATACCGTCTCGCTACACAGCTTACTTGGTGAGCGCTTGACGATTGTCGATTTATGGGCCTCCTGGTGTGGGCCTTGCCGGGTGCAAAATCGGGATTTCCTGGTTCCGCTCTGGGATCAATATCACCAGCAAGGCTTCCAGATCATTGGCTACGGGCTGGAGGCCAGTCCAAAGGCTTGGGCCAGGGCGATTGAAGCAGATGGTGCTCATCGCTGGCCCCATGCCTCCGATTTACAAGGAGATGATTCCCCTCTTTTTGAGCTACTACGCTTAACGACCATTCCGGCCAACTTCCTGCTTAATGCCGAAGGCAGGGTGATCGCCAAAAACTTACACGGAGAGGAGTTGAAGGAATACGTGCGGAGTCTGATGGAGTAG
- a CDS encoding DMT family transporter, with amino-acid sequence MDKSIAAADSPISDWQAWGILAILSLIWGTSYVLIKWGLVYFPPVQVASIRLGVSALAFSPILLRHIRKINYRQLPLLLFVGLMGTGIPAFLFPAAQQHVNSSLAGILNSLTPLFTLLLGLMFFNSRFTWSKTLGIVIGLAGAVCLFAFGEQAGLGGKWTYGLLIVLACLCYATSSNLVGFRLKGMKALTISAVSFSLVGIPVLLYLLLGTDFISTLQQTPEAWKGVGYITILALFSTVLAGIVFFQLIQWTSPVFGSTVSYLVPVVAMSWGALDGEVISIIHFVGMGLILSGVYLSKH; translated from the coding sequence ATGGATAAATCAATTGCTGCGGCCGATAGCCCCATATCCGACTGGCAGGCGTGGGGAATTTTAGCGATACTAAGTCTCATTTGGGGAACCTCTTACGTGCTCATCAAGTGGGGCCTGGTCTACTTTCCGCCGGTGCAGGTGGCGAGTATACGCCTGGGAGTGTCAGCGCTGGCATTTTCGCCTATTCTCCTCAGGCACATAAGAAAAATAAATTATCGCCAATTACCTCTGCTCTTGTTTGTAGGCTTGATGGGAACCGGTATACCTGCCTTCTTGTTCCCTGCGGCGCAGCAGCACGTCAACAGCTCGCTGGCGGGTATTCTCAACTCGCTTACACCCCTCTTTACTTTGCTACTGGGTTTGATGTTTTTCAATTCGCGGTTTACCTGGTCCAAGACCTTGGGGATAGTAATTGGTTTGGCAGGTGCTGTTTGTTTATTCGCTTTCGGCGAACAAGCGGGGCTTGGCGGCAAGTGGACCTACGGTTTGCTGATCGTCCTGGCCTGTTTGTGTTATGCTACCAGTAGCAATTTGGTAGGCTTTCGCCTCAAAGGCATGAAGGCACTCACCATTAGTGCTGTGTCGTTTTCACTGGTAGGCATACCTGTTTTACTTTACCTCTTATTGGGTACGGACTTTATTAGTACCCTCCAACAAACACCCGAGGCCTGGAAAGGTGTGGGCTACATCACCATACTGGCACTCTTCAGTACCGTATTGGCTGGCATCGTTTTCTTCCAACTCATCCAATGGACTAGCCCCGTCTTTGGTAGTACCGTCAGTTACCTGGTACCCGTGGTGGCCATGTCGTGGGGCGCACTCGACGGAGAGGTCATTTCCATCATTCATTTTGTGGGGATGGGGCTTATTCTCTCGGGCGTTTATCTCAGTAAGCATTGA
- a CDS encoding TrkA family potassium uptake protein has translation MANPRFLNFNRVPANFLSLRAALLLLLLEVILGVIGYIFLESYSLPDAFYMVVITISTVGFSEIEPLSEAGRIFTSGLIFVNIGVFAYLLATFSYYIIEGEIFKRMHLNQIEERISKMEGHVILCGFGKYGKEIAANLAIHGTSYVIVENDPEKIEIIQQTDSDILYLEGDATLDEVLQKANIEKARGLIAALGDDSDNLFLVLSARALNARLTIVSRAILERSQAKLIKAGANHVVMPENIGGFYMAMLMNKPGAVEFFSFITSEYHSDMGFEELHFRDLPEMYQGRPISDLALRSQTGANIIGYRNQQRVYQVNPPPSVILKPGEAFIVLGNEEQLGKLRQICKAPDA, from the coding sequence ATGGCCAACCCTCGCTTTTTAAACTTCAACCGTGTCCCTGCCAACTTCCTCAGTTTGCGGGCGGCCTTGCTGTTGCTACTTTTAGAGGTCATTTTGGGCGTGATAGGTTATATTTTTTTGGAAAGCTACAGCTTACCAGACGCCTTCTACATGGTCGTCATTACCATTTCTACCGTAGGATTTTCCGAAATTGAACCCCTGAGCGAAGCTGGACGCATTTTTACTTCAGGCCTTATTTTTGTCAATATCGGGGTATTTGCTTACTTATTGGCGACCTTTAGTTATTACATCATCGAGGGTGAAATCTTTAAACGTATGCACCTCAACCAGATTGAAGAGCGAATTAGCAAGATGGAAGGCCACGTTATTCTCTGTGGCTTCGGTAAGTATGGCAAAGAAATTGCTGCCAACCTGGCCATCCACGGCACTTCTTACGTGATCGTCGAAAATGATCCAGAAAAGATCGAAATCATCCAGCAGACCGATAGTGACATCCTTTATCTGGAAGGCGACGCTACCCTGGATGAAGTTTTGCAAAAAGCAAATATTGAGAAAGCCCGTGGCCTCATCGCGGCACTGGGCGACGACAGCGATAATCTATTCCTCGTCTTGTCCGCCCGCGCCCTCAATGCCCGATTGACCATTGTGAGCAGGGCCATTTTGGAACGGTCGCAAGCTAAACTGATCAAGGCCGGAGCCAACCATGTGGTAATGCCGGAAAATATCGGAGGCTTCTATATGGCCATGTTGATGAATAAACCCGGTGCGGTGGAGTTTTTCTCCTTCATCACCAGCGAGTACCACTCAGACATGGGCTTCGAGGAATTGCATTTCCGCGACCTTCCCGAAATGTACCAGGGCCGCCCAATCAGTGACCTTGCCTTGCGCTCCCAAACGGGGGCCAACATCATTGGCTATCGCAATCAGCAGCGCGTTTACCAGGTAAATCCACCTCCCTCCGTCATCCTTAAACCTGGAGAGGCTTTTATTGTATTGGGCAATGAAGAACAACTCGGGAAACTACGCCAGATATGTAAAGCCCCCGACGCATGA
- the lon gene encoding endopeptidase La, with amino-acid sequence MFEELRLQRRIEEEADFLPFISMEEEETEKLDVIPEEIPILALKNTVLFPNNVIPITVGRDKSIKAINEAYDNGGRKVAVFSQKDIDVEDPSEADLYEVGTVAHILKLLKMPDGTLTAILQGKKRIQLEEMLSEDPYLRGRVRVLEHSDPGDSAKFKALIASVKDLAQNIIDLSPNIPSEAVVVLRNIKGPSFLLNFIASNMGANLEWKQKMLETTNLHQKAEAILKQLNSELQILELKDQIDSKVRIDIEKQQRDYYLNQQLKTIQEELGNNPQHEDLNKLKARAEGKDWPEEVGKLFEKEMERIQRMNPQVPDYSIQLNYLELMLDLPWNKTSSDNFDLKNVRKVLDKDHYGLEKVKERIIEHLAVLKLKGDMKAPILCLVGPPGVGKTSLGRSIAEALNREFVRISLGGLHDESEVRGHRRTYIGAMPGRIIQSMKKAGAANPVFILDEIDKVGNSFRGDPSSALLEVLDPEQNSNFHDNYLDVDYDLSKVMFIATANTLNSIQPALLDRMEIISVTGYSTEEKVEITKRHLVPKQRTAHGIKATQVKLRDSVIKKIISGYTRESGVRSLDRQIAGVMRYVAKSVALEETYDVSIQEDQLTQILGPTNYSRDAYQVVKVPGVTIGLAWTSVGGEILFVEGSLSPGKGKLTLTGNLGDVMKESAVTALSFLKANSEALGLDVEQFEKNDIHLHVPEGAIPKDGPSAGVTMLTTLMSLFSNKKVKSYLAMTGEITLRGKVLPVGGIKEKILAAKRAGIKEIILCQENKKHIDEISEQYLKGLTFHFVERMEEVLEIAIP; translated from the coding sequence ATGTTTGAAGAATTGCGCTTGCAAAGAAGAATTGAGGAAGAAGCTGATTTTTTACCGTTCATTTCGATGGAAGAAGAAGAGACGGAAAAATTAGACGTAATACCTGAAGAAATCCCCATTTTAGCACTTAAGAATACGGTGCTCTTTCCCAATAATGTCATTCCCATCACCGTGGGAAGAGATAAGTCCATCAAGGCAATCAATGAAGCTTACGATAATGGCGGCCGGAAGGTGGCTGTTTTTTCGCAAAAAGATATTGATGTTGAGGATCCATCAGAAGCTGATCTCTATGAGGTGGGGACGGTGGCTCATATCCTCAAGTTATTGAAGATGCCTGATGGCACACTCACGGCCATTTTGCAGGGAAAAAAACGCATCCAACTCGAGGAAATGCTGTCTGAAGATCCCTATTTGCGTGGTCGGGTTCGTGTTTTGGAACATTCTGATCCAGGGGATAGCGCAAAATTCAAAGCACTGATTGCTAGTGTGAAAGATCTGGCGCAGAACATTATCGACCTTTCACCCAATATTCCTTCGGAAGCGGTGGTGGTATTGCGCAACATCAAAGGACCAAGTTTTCTGCTTAATTTTATTGCCTCAAATATGGGGGCTAACCTGGAGTGGAAGCAAAAAATGCTGGAGACGACCAACCTGCACCAAAAAGCAGAGGCCATTCTCAAGCAACTCAATAGCGAACTGCAAATTCTGGAACTAAAAGACCAGATTGACAGCAAGGTCAGGATAGATATCGAGAAACAGCAGCGTGATTACTACCTCAATCAACAACTGAAAACAATTCAGGAAGAGCTCGGTAATAACCCCCAGCACGAAGACCTCAACAAACTCAAAGCCAGAGCCGAAGGCAAAGACTGGCCCGAGGAGGTAGGTAAGCTTTTTGAGAAAGAAATGGAGCGCATCCAACGGATGAATCCTCAGGTGCCTGATTACAGCATCCAGCTGAATTACCTGGAACTGATGCTGGATCTTCCCTGGAATAAAACATCATCGGACAACTTCGACCTGAAGAATGTCCGCAAAGTGCTCGATAAAGATCACTACGGGTTGGAGAAAGTGAAGGAACGGATCATTGAGCACTTGGCCGTCTTGAAACTTAAGGGGGATATGAAGGCGCCTATCCTCTGTTTGGTAGGCCCTCCAGGGGTTGGTAAGACCTCTCTAGGGCGTTCGATTGCCGAAGCACTCAACCGTGAATTTGTGCGTATTTCCTTAGGAGGTCTGCACGATGAAAGTGAAGTTCGGGGGCATCGTCGTACTTACATTGGTGCCATGCCGGGGCGGATCATCCAGTCGATGAAAAAAGCGGGTGCCGCTAATCCCGTCTTCATCCTGGATGAAATCGACAAGGTAGGCAACAGCTTCAGGGGAGATCCCAGCTCTGCACTGCTAGAGGTACTGGACCCAGAGCAGAACAGTAATTTTCATGATAATTATCTCGACGTTGATTACGACCTGTCTAAGGTGATGTTTATTGCGACGGCCAATACCCTCAACAGTATTCAGCCAGCACTACTCGACCGGATGGAAATTATCAGCGTAACGGGGTACTCTACCGAGGAAAAGGTAGAAATAACCAAGCGTCACCTGGTACCTAAGCAGCGTACTGCTCATGGCATCAAGGCGACTCAGGTGAAATTGCGAGATTCGGTGATTAAAAAAATCATTAGTGGCTACACACGCGAATCCGGCGTTCGTTCCCTGGATCGTCAGATTGCCGGGGTAATGCGCTACGTGGCGAAATCGGTAGCGCTTGAAGAAACCTACGATGTCAGTATACAGGAAGACCAGCTGACGCAAATACTGGGGCCCACAAATTATTCCCGCGATGCTTACCAAGTTGTCAAAGTACCGGGTGTAACCATCGGTTTGGCCTGGACGAGCGTAGGAGGAGAGATCCTGTTTGTAGAAGGTAGCTTGAGTCCCGGGAAAGGCAAGCTGACCCTCACCGGTAACCTTGGTGATGTGATGAAGGAATCGGCCGTTACGGCGCTGAGTTTCCTTAAAGCCAACAGTGAAGCACTAGGGCTTGATGTCGAGCAATTTGAAAAGAATGATATCCACTTGCACGTTCCCGAAGGAGCCATTCCTAAAGATGGTCCCTCCGCAGGGGTAACGATGCTGACGACATTGATGAGTTTGTTCTCTAACAAAAAGGTGAAATCATATCTCGCTATGACGGGTGAGATCACTCTGCGCGGTAAAGTTTTGCCGGTAGGAGGCATCAAAGAAAAAATCCTTGCGGCCAAAAGAGCAGGCATCAAAGAGATCATCCTTTGCCAGGAAAACAAAAAACACATTGATGAAATCAGTGAGCAGTATCTCAAAGGCCTGACCTTTCACTTTGTGGAGAGAATGGAAGAGGTTCTGGAAATTGCTATTCCATAG
- a CDS encoding SDR family oxidoreductase, producing MKNLTNKVLIITGAGSGIGRALALQLAREGARLALNDWNTKTLQATVDLIGQDQSLVYSQAFDVSDRPAWESFAKKVNDHFGQIDGIFNNAGITTFPETIPEMDPIDFSRVLEINLWGVIHGSQVVIPYLLKQKASLVVNVSSLLGLMGYGGQGAYVTAKFAVRGFTETLRQELAGTGVLVTAIHPGPVKTNLTRNIKFHDQDLVNKLSRVFDDAATTTPEAAAEIIIKGIKKGKHRILLSPRTKMLDRLVRLLPNSYHRYLPRTFRPGHLIKKALAKRAAEKQGAILGETSV from the coding sequence ATGAAAAATCTAACAAACAAGGTGTTAATTATCACCGGAGCGGGTTCAGGTATTGGTAGGGCTTTGGCACTACAACTGGCTCGGGAAGGTGCACGACTAGCCCTCAACGATTGGAACACAAAAACATTACAAGCTACTGTTGATCTCATTGGTCAAGACCAGTCGCTTGTGTACAGCCAGGCTTTTGACGTAAGTGATCGTCCAGCTTGGGAATCATTTGCTAAAAAGGTCAATGACCATTTTGGACAAATTGATGGTATCTTCAACAATGCAGGTATTACGACCTTTCCAGAAACCATCCCCGAGATGGATCCCATCGATTTCTCGCGCGTTTTGGAAATCAATCTGTGGGGAGTTATCCACGGTTCACAGGTAGTTATTCCTTACCTGCTTAAGCAAAAAGCATCTTTAGTCGTAAACGTTAGTAGCCTTTTGGGCCTGATGGGGTATGGAGGCCAAGGTGCCTACGTTACCGCCAAGTTTGCCGTAAGAGGATTTACGGAAACACTTCGTCAGGAGCTTGCAGGTACAGGGGTATTGGTGACGGCGATTCATCCTGGCCCAGTAAAAACCAACCTTACCCGGAATATTAAATTCCACGATCAAGACCTGGTAAATAAGCTTTCGCGAGTATTTGACGACGCGGCAACTACCACTCCTGAAGCAGCAGCCGAGATTATTATCAAGGGTATTAAGAAAGGAAAACACCGTATTTTGCTCAGTCCACGTACCAAAATGCTGGATCGTCTAGTACGCTTACTGCCAAATAGTTATCACCGTTATCTTCCCCGCACGTTCCGACCTGGGCATTTGATCAAAAAAGCCTTGGCGAAGCGCGCTGCGGAAAAGCAAGGGGCTATTTTAGGGGAGACGTCCGTGTAG
- a CDS encoding Uma2 family endonuclease, whose amino-acid sequence MSFALTSPAKRFKLQLEHPMSVADFYTYSHTNPELVMELETDGSITVTSPVTFYVGEIENLFSTYLGIWSIETGLGKVFSSSTGFTLPDGSVRAPDTAWVSDEKIAQLSEEDQQSFAALVPEFIVEIRSKTDRLKDLQTKMQATWIGNGVRLAWLVDLANEQVFIYRADQSVEVVIGFSSLLSGEQVLPGFSFDLKHIK is encoded by the coding sequence ATGTCGTTTGCCTTAACTTCTCCAGCTAAACGTTTCAAGCTTCAATTGGAACACCCCATGAGTGTAGCTGATTTTTATACCTACAGCCACACCAACCCTGAGTTGGTCATGGAGTTGGAAACTGATGGCTCCATCACTGTTACATCTCCTGTAACTTTTTATGTTGGTGAAATTGAAAATCTATTTAGCACTTATCTAGGCATCTGGTCTATAGAAACGGGTCTGGGCAAAGTCTTTTCTTCTTCTACCGGCTTCACTTTACCTGATGGCTCTGTGCGAGCCCCCGATACGGCCTGGGTGAGTGATGAAAAAATTGCACAATTATCAGAAGAAGATCAGCAAAGCTTTGCCGCACTGGTGCCGGAGTTCATTGTTGAAATTCGTTCTAAAACGGATCGGTTAAAGGATTTACAAACCAAAATGCAGGCAACCTGGATTGGTAATGGTGTACGCCTGGCTTGGCTCGTTGATTTAGCCAACGAGCAAGTGTTCATTTATCGAGCTGATCAAAGTGTAGAAGTTGTGATTGGCTTTTCTTCCTTGCTCAGTGGTGAGCAGGTTCTACCTGGTTTCAGCTTTGATCTCAAGCACATCAAGTAA
- a CDS encoding alpha/beta hydrolase, with protein MKPSPIKSKTDYWSHLLTLCLLLASNFANTQVSYLDIDLNYGPNEVGYNYLNLLDSSRIYERKMNYEGVLEYRPIGVSVWYPSENNKLAEKVEIAAYVDRLKIEQEWEHLPQEFLLEWFGYNSTLPSQQNLEHLARSIKAGNQKAGKYPLIVYCPSYQAPSTENFILCEYLASHGFVVISTASKGPYNVYLQGGTIQDAEAQARDIEYAIGYASSLENVNPDHKYLVGFSFGGLSDILVAMRNKRIKGIISLDGTVKYKWEAIKNSTWCELQRLKVPFIHFSQKNIPVEVLKKEKLDTSINSDFAFFDELTETTKYEFRMKDLTHGYFSSFGALFIQRDTVQDKSYPEISDSYAKLCHLVLASIQSISDLNKEEMEWNHDAFLSRLQLNNSVALIKYEAPTPPLKDQFLRHIEQSRKEDFVNLHAIYQEIISIDESYSPQEGDLNVLGLQLIFRPSTFKQGERVFKFALELYPNSANLYDSLAEGYRIHGDRELAIANFKKSLELYPGNSNAKKRLLQMGATTETRH; from the coding sequence ATGAAACCTTCTCCGATTAAAAGCAAAACAGATTACTGGTCTCATTTGCTAACGCTGTGCCTACTCCTTGCATCAAATTTTGCCAACACGCAGGTCTCCTATTTGGATATTGACTTAAACTATGGCCCTAATGAGGTGGGGTACAATTATCTCAACTTGCTCGATTCGTCAAGGATTTACGAAAGGAAAATGAACTACGAAGGTGTATTGGAATATCGCCCCATAGGGGTAAGCGTTTGGTACCCTTCAGAAAACAACAAGTTAGCAGAGAAGGTCGAGATTGCGGCATATGTTGACCGATTGAAAATAGAGCAAGAGTGGGAGCATCTTCCACAAGAATTCCTATTGGAATGGTTTGGGTACAATTCTACTTTACCAAGTCAGCAAAACCTGGAACATCTTGCTAGATCAATTAAGGCTGGAAATCAAAAAGCGGGTAAGTATCCACTGATCGTGTACTGCCCAAGTTATCAAGCACCTTCAACGGAGAATTTCATTTTGTGTGAATATCTGGCAAGCCATGGATTTGTGGTTATATCGACCGCTAGCAAAGGCCCTTACAATGTTTATTTGCAGGGAGGTACTATCCAAGATGCGGAAGCACAGGCGCGAGACATTGAATATGCGATCGGCTATGCTAGTTCACTAGAGAATGTAAATCCTGACCATAAATATCTAGTTGGCTTTAGTTTTGGCGGATTATCCGATATCCTGGTCGCAATGCGCAACAAGCGTATTAAAGGCATTATTAGCCTGGATGGCACCGTCAAATACAAATGGGAAGCAATCAAAAATAGCACCTGGTGTGAGCTACAAAGATTGAAAGTGCCATTCATCCACTTTAGCCAAAAGAATATCCCTGTGGAGGTATTAAAAAAAGAAAAGCTTGACACCTCAATAAATAGTGATTTTGCTTTTTTTGATGAATTGACAGAGACGACCAAGTACGAGTTTAGAATGAAAGATTTGACGCATGGCTATTTCTCTTCATTTGGCGCGCTGTTCATCCAAAGAGATACCGTACAGGATAAAAGTTATCCTGAAATTTCTGATTCCTACGCAAAGCTCTGCCACCTGGTGCTAGCGAGCATTCAGTCTATCAGTGACCTGAATAAAGAAGAAATGGAATGGAACCACGACGCTTTTTTAAGCCGACTGCAACTAAATAATTCGGTAGCACTGATAAAATACGAAGCCCCTACTCCCCCACTTAAAGACCAATTTCTGCGCCACATAGAGCAGTCAAGAAAAGAGGACTTTGTTAATCTACATGCCATCTACCAGGAAATTATTTCAATAGATGAAAGCTACTCCCCCCAGGAAGGTGATTTGAATGTGCTAGGCCTTCAACTCATCTTCCGTCCATCGACATTTAAACAAGGCGAGCGCGTCTTCAAATTTGCCCTGGAATTATATCCGAACTCCGCAAATCTTTATGACAGCCTGGCGGAGGGATATCGTATTCATGGCGACAGGGAATTAGCTATCGCGAATTTTAAAAAGTCTTTAGAATTATACCCAGGTAATTCAAACGCTAAGAAAAGACTACTTCAAATGGGGGCCACCACGGAAACTAGGCATTAG